Proteins found in one Salinimonas lutimaris genomic segment:
- a CDS encoding HAD-IA family hydrolase, protein MRFYRPLGPVRAMTFDLDDTLYNNEPVIRAAEQALQQHIARTHSHAARLSPADWQSIKRRHLQRNPRLMSDMGQLRRDVLNDALTSDIADEATRSEAVQVCFDCFYDARSAFSLDPLVHDTLAALAARIPLVGITNGNVDAQKIGINGYFQEIFHASLVRPMKPHRHMFDEAVALLGIEAAHILHVGDNLEKDVYGAIAAGKQAAWFACNRTMDLRSETVQALPHVQLDCLSELTRLIS, encoded by the coding sequence ATGCGTTTTTACCGCCCTTTGGGGCCTGTCAGGGCCATGACCTTTGATCTGGACGATACACTGTACAATAATGAACCGGTGATTCGCGCTGCAGAACAGGCGTTACAGCAGCACATTGCCCGCACTCATTCTCACGCTGCCCGCTTGTCTCCGGCCGACTGGCAGTCTATCAAACGCCGGCATTTGCAGCGTAATCCCCGGCTAATGTCGGATATGGGTCAGCTGCGAAGAGACGTGCTAAATGATGCGCTGACAAGTGATATTGCTGATGAAGCAACCCGGAGTGAGGCTGTGCAGGTCTGCTTTGATTGTTTTTATGATGCCCGCAGTGCGTTTTCTCTGGACCCGCTGGTGCATGATACGCTGGCCGCACTGGCCGCCAGAATTCCACTGGTGGGGATCACCAACGGCAATGTTGATGCACAGAAGATTGGCATCAACGGTTATTTTCAGGAGATTTTCCACGCCAGCCTGGTCCGCCCGATGAAGCCGCACCGGCATATGTTTGATGAGGCCGTCGCCCTGCTTGGTATAGAAGCAGCCCATATTCTGCACGTGGGAGATAATCTGGAAAAAGACGTGTATGGTGCGATTGCCGCAGGTAAACAGGCCGCCTGGTTTGCCTGTAACCGCACCATGGATTTACGCAGTGAGACTGTACAAGCCTTGCCGCACGTACAGCTAGACTGCCTGAGCGAGTTAACCCGGCTAATCAGCTAG
- the xerC gene encoding tyrosine recombinase XerC codes for MSSDTPATLSLVCAQWLDKFLQHLRVERGLSAHTISNYRRQLQYVGIYLQLDDWSGMTPADVKRVLSASKRDGQHARSIALRLSALRTFCRYLLNQGQIFSNPVEGVQAPRQGRPLPKQLDVDAMGRLLDGDSDDTLYCRDKAMFELLYGCGLRLSELSGLSLGDNLDDGTLKVTGKGSKERRVPVGKMARQALAQWLSVRTMLAAADESAMFVSQRGNRISNRQIQNRLDRMAFDKTLGQKISPHKLRHSFATHVLESSGDLRAVQELLGHANLSTTQVYTHLDFQHLAKVYDSAHPRARKK; via the coding sequence ATGTCGTCGGACACTCCTGCCACGCTGTCTTTGGTCTGTGCACAGTGGCTGGATAAGTTTTTACAGCATTTGCGGGTCGAGCGTGGTCTGTCTGCACACACCATCAGTAACTATCGCCGCCAGCTTCAATACGTGGGTATTTATCTGCAACTGGATGACTGGTCAGGCATGACCCCGGCGGATGTGAAGCGGGTGCTCAGCGCATCCAAGCGCGATGGCCAGCATGCCCGCAGTATTGCCCTGCGCCTGTCTGCGCTGCGTACTTTCTGCCGTTACCTGCTCAACCAGGGGCAAATCTTCAGTAATCCGGTTGAAGGCGTACAGGCTCCTCGTCAGGGCCGGCCTTTGCCTAAACAGCTGGATGTAGATGCCATGGGCCGGCTGCTTGACGGCGACAGCGACGATACCCTGTACTGCCGCGATAAGGCCATGTTTGAACTGTTGTATGGCTGTGGCCTGCGTCTTAGCGAACTCAGTGGTCTTAGCTTAGGTGATAACCTGGACGATGGCACGCTCAAAGTGACCGGTAAAGGCAGTAAGGAACGGCGGGTACCGGTGGGCAAAATGGCCCGACAGGCGCTGGCTCAGTGGTTATCGGTGCGCACCATGCTGGCTGCTGCTGACGAGTCAGCCATGTTTGTCAGTCAGCGTGGCAACCGCATCTCCAACCGCCAGATACAAAACCGGCTGGATCGGATGGCCTTTGACAAAACGCTGGGGCAAAAGATCAGCCCGCATAAACTGCGCCATTCGTTTGCCACACACGTACTGGAATCCAGCGGCGATTTGCGGGCGGTCCAGGAGCTTCTTGGCCATGCCAACCTGTCTACCACTCAGGTTTATACTCATCTGGATTTCCAGCATCTTGCCAAGGTATACGACTCGGCTCATCCACGAGCCCGAAAGAAATAA
- a CDS encoding DUF484 family protein — MSDAPGRQNPAVELEPHYQQNDVDASEVYTFLLDNPEFFVDNPELLERLVIPHERKGSVSLVELQSEQLRKKLRQQNYKLNQLIGVAKQNEKIYRVYTDLNVELLRCKSVADIQLKLEEVLQEELQLASVTLKLFKGPMALPELQRRLFVEKRFKTASFFFGRLSLHERQLLFGNAVAESAALILLGDNQELGILAVGSQDASHFTPDMDTLLLRQLQQVLNITIPDLLGY, encoded by the coding sequence ATGAGCGATGCGCCAGGCCGCCAAAATCCAGCCGTAGAGCTGGAACCGCATTATCAGCAAAATGATGTTGATGCCTCTGAGGTATATACATTTTTGCTGGATAACCCTGAGTTTTTTGTGGATAACCCCGAATTACTTGAGCGGCTGGTTATCCCTCATGAGCGTAAAGGCAGTGTGTCGCTGGTTGAATTACAGAGCGAACAACTGCGTAAAAAACTGCGGCAGCAAAACTACAAACTGAATCAGCTGATTGGCGTTGCCAAGCAAAACGAAAAGATCTATCGGGTTTACACCGATTTAAACGTTGAGCTGTTGCGCTGCAAAAGCGTGGCTGACATTCAGCTGAAGCTTGAAGAAGTGCTGCAGGAAGAATTACAACTGGCCTCTGTTACCCTCAAATTATTCAAAGGCCCCATGGCATTACCGGAGTTACAGCGCCGGTTATTTGTCGAAAAACGGTTTAAAACCGCGTCCTTTTTCTTTGGCCGCCTGAGCCTGCACGAACGCCAGCTGCTATTTGGTAATGCGGTGGCAGAATCTGCTGCGCTGATTTTACTGGGTGATAACCAGGAACTGGGGATTCTGGCAGTGGGCAGTCAGGATGCCAGTCATTTCACACCGGACATGGACACCCTTTTGCTACGTCAGTTGCAACAGGTGCTCAATATAACCATCCCCGACCTGCTGGGTTACTAA
- the dapF gene encoding diaminopimelate epimerase, with translation MQINFSKMHGLGNDFMVVDNVTQNVYFSQEKIQQLADRHFGIGFDQLLMVEPPYDPDQDFHYRIFNADGSEVSQCGNGARCFARFVKLKGLINKNKILVSTKAGKMVLYLEKDGQVTVNMGKPEFDPALVPIKANKQEKTYLIREDNHTLFCGAVSMGNPHCVLEVDDVDTAPVHTVGPLLERHERFPEGVNVGFMQILSESHIKLRVFERGVGETMACGSGACGAVAVGQIQEKLGKDVQVDLPGGSLRIRWQGPGSVLKMTGPAEHIYDGQLHL, from the coding sequence ATGCAAATCAATTTTTCCAAAATGCACGGGTTGGGTAACGACTTCATGGTGGTGGATAACGTGACCCAGAACGTTTACTTTTCCCAGGAGAAAATCCAGCAGTTAGCGGACCGGCACTTTGGAATCGGGTTTGATCAGTTGCTCATGGTTGAGCCGCCCTATGACCCGGACCAGGATTTTCACTACCGCATTTTTAATGCGGACGGGTCAGAAGTGTCACAGTGCGGCAATGGCGCCCGGTGTTTTGCCCGGTTTGTAAAACTGAAAGGCCTGATTAATAAAAATAAAATTCTGGTCAGTACCAAAGCCGGTAAAATGGTGTTATACCTTGAAAAAGATGGTCAGGTTACCGTGAACATGGGTAAACCTGAGTTCGATCCGGCTCTGGTACCGATTAAGGCCAACAAGCAGGAAAAAACCTATCTGATCCGCGAGGATAATCACACCCTGTTTTGCGGTGCCGTGTCGATGGGTAATCCCCACTGCGTACTGGAAGTGGACGATGTCGATACTGCGCCGGTCCATACGGTCGGCCCGCTGTTGGAACGTCACGAACGGTTTCCTGAAGGGGTCAATGTTGGCTTTATGCAGATCCTGTCTGAATCGCATATCAAACTGCGTGTGTTTGAGCGCGGCGTGGGAGAAACCATGGCTTGCGGCAGTGGCGCCTGTGGCGCGGTCGCGGTAGGTCAGATCCAGGAAAAACTGGGCAAGGATGTACAGGTAGATTTACCCGGTGGAAGTTTACGTATTCGCTGGCAAGGCCCCGGTTCTGTATTAAAGATGACCGGCCCGGCGGAACATATTTATGATGGACAATTACACCTATGA
- the lysA gene encoding diaminopimelate decarboxylase: protein MDYFVYRDNQLFAEDVPVEDIARTHGTPLYIYSRATLERHWHAFNDAIGDHPHLICYAVKANSNLGVLSVLAKLGSGFDIVSAGELARVIEAGGDPAKVVFSGVGKKHDEIRYALQQGIKCFNVESESELHRINEVAGELGQKAPISLRINPDVDAKTHPYISTGLKANKFGIARERAIATYELAASMEHLNVVGMDCHIGSQLTEISPFVDALDRLLVLIDELAEKGIVIEHLDVGGGLGVTYDNEAPPHPKEYAAALAERMTGRESLKLILEPGRAIAANAGIMVTEVEFIKDGEEKHFAIVDAAMNDLIRPSLYSAWQNIIRVNSDTDAPVRTYDVVGPVCETGDFLGRDRELAVAPGDLLAVRSAGAYGFVMASNYNSRCRPAEIMVDKSNVTVVREREIQKDLWKGEHKLP, encoded by the coding sequence ACGGTACACCGCTTTATATTTATTCCAGAGCGACTTTAGAGCGCCACTGGCACGCGTTTAATGATGCGATTGGCGATCATCCGCATCTGATCTGTTACGCGGTTAAAGCCAATTCTAATCTGGGCGTACTCAGTGTACTGGCCAAGCTGGGCTCAGGCTTTGATATTGTGTCTGCCGGTGAACTGGCGCGGGTTATCGAAGCCGGCGGCGATCCAGCCAAGGTAGTATTTTCCGGCGTGGGCAAAAAACACGACGAAATTCGTTATGCCCTGCAACAAGGCATTAAATGCTTTAATGTTGAGTCGGAGTCTGAGCTGCACCGGATCAATGAAGTTGCCGGTGAACTTGGCCAAAAAGCGCCGATTTCCCTGCGCATCAACCCCGACGTGGATGCCAAAACCCACCCGTACATTTCAACCGGCCTGAAAGCCAATAAATTTGGTATTGCCCGTGAACGCGCCATTGCTACTTACGAGCTGGCGGCCAGTATGGAGCACCTGAATGTGGTGGGTATGGATTGTCATATCGGCTCACAGCTGACCGAAATTTCACCGTTTGTGGATGCGCTTGATCGGCTGCTGGTATTAATTGATGAACTGGCAGAAAAAGGCATTGTGATTGAGCACCTGGATGTGGGTGGTGGTCTGGGCGTGACCTACGACAACGAAGCACCTCCGCATCCTAAAGAATACGCAGCAGCACTGGCTGAGCGTATGACCGGCAGAGAGTCTTTGAAACTGATTCTGGAACCTGGCCGGGCCATTGCTGCCAATGCCGGCATCATGGTCACCGAGGTAGAATTCATCAAAGACGGTGAAGAAAAACACTTTGCCATTGTGGATGCTGCCATGAACGACCTGATTCGCCCGTCGTTGTACTCTGCCTGGCAGAATATTATTCGGGTCAACAGCGATACGGATGCACCGGTACGCACCTATGATGTGGTGGGCCCGGTCTGTGAAACCGGCGATTTTCTTGGCCGGGATCGTGAACTTGCGGTTGCCCCGGGCGATTTACTGGCGGTTCGTAGTGCCGGTGCTTATGGGTTTGTGATGGCATCAAACTACAACAGTCGCTGTCGTCCGGCAGAGATTATGGTAGATAAAAGCAACGTCACTGTGGTGCGGGAAAGAGAAATTCAAAAAGATCTCTGGAAAGGTGAGCACAAACTTCCGTAA